One Dunckerocampus dactyliophorus isolate RoL2022-P2 chromosome 6, RoL_Ddac_1.1, whole genome shotgun sequence genomic window, CAGCAGTGTCATGGGACTCCAAGGTGGGCACTGCATTCTGGAAAGCTGGGACGTTAGCCATTTATCCAACAAGCGCATGGGAACACAAATCTACAGTATGTCCTTCGTAATACTACAGAGTACATACGACTGGCAACTCTGCGGTTGACTGAATAGAGACGTTAACTGGAGCATATTCGGCAAgctatatttgtttattatacTAGATGGCAGCATTGAAAACAAACCAGATGATGCAATGCATGAAGAcaatgtgtgtgaatgctgaagcagAATGAAGAAACACGCCCACACTACCATCGCGATGTTACATCCTTCTTTGATGAGATCTTGCCAAGCAGGTGGATTGGAAGGAGGGGTTTTGTTCAATACTCTCCGCGTTCACCAGATCCCACACCACTAGACTTTTTTTTATGGGGGTACCTAAAAGACAAAGTCTACGCTATGAGAGCTGCAACAGTCGCTGAATTGAGAGCAGCCACTGAACATGAATGCACGCAAATACCAAGGAAATTGTTTCGTGACGTGTGCAATTCCTTTGCTTCGCGTTGTCAGTATTGTCTGGACAAGAATGGATGTCAGTTTGAAAATAGGCAGTGTAAATCATATTAGACTATGAAAAttgaacaaataataataaagacctagtttacaattattttaagtgcgtatacatttttggggacaccctgtatattgTGACATCACCTCACAAAGTGATTTGGTTCCATGTTGAAGTACGATACCAATAACAAACGTTGTTTTGTTGTGCAGGAGTGGTGTTCAATGACGTCTATGCAGCTTCCAAGTTTGCCATGGAAGGTTTCTGTGAGAGTTTGGCGGTGCAGCTGTTGAAGTTTAACGTCACGTGAGTGTCACATATTTTGTTTTCCCTTCGTATACACGACACAACTGAAATGTTCCTCCAGTCAAGTCCAGGCTTCTCAATTCCCACTCTTTTGAAATGAATACTCGATTATGTAATGCCAGTAGACACTACGTGTGAATGTTGAAGAGCTGTAGcaaaactgaaatgctttgaaaaatatgaaagttgaaatgtagaatgaatgtaggAGTTGTTTAGAAGCTgaagctggactgaaatgctgtggaaatatGCTGAAACACAGAATTAATCTAAGAATAGTTGGAAGCTGAGCTTTGTCCGTTCATCACATTGATAGAACCGCCTTCCTGGTGTGTAGCGtttctattttttgttgttgtcctcCTCAGGTTGTCAATGATTGAGCCTGGCCCGGTACACACTGAATTTGAGGCAAAGATGATTCAAGACGTGAGGCAGAAAGAGTACCCCGGAGCCGACTCGGACACGGTGCATTACTTCAAGAACGTCTACCTCCCGTCTTCTGTGGACATCTTTGAGACGCTGGGACAAACGCCAGATGACATTGCAAGAGTAAGTTCCCAAAAAGTCCCCGCGGTCTCGTCCCGTGTTGGCTCAGGCGATTGTCCCTCTCTCGTCCTGCAGTGTACCAAGAAGGTGATAGAAGCCAGCAGCCCGCGCTTCCGCAACCTGACCAACCCTTTGTACACGCCCATCGTGGCGTTAAAATACGCCGACGAAACAGGAGGCCTGTCGGTCCATGCCTTCTATCACATGCTCTTCAACCTGGGCCCGCTCATGCACGTTAGCATGACCGCCATGAAGTACCTCACCTGTGGATGTCTGAGGAGCCGAACTGTTTCGCCAAACTAAGAAATCCTGACATGGACTGGACTGAAAGAAACACTAACTACATCACCATACAACACCTGCTCAGGGTAGTCAAGTCACTTGCTGGgatgaataataaatacaactgCGTCATGACATCTGTGTTGATTCATTGTGTTATGACAAATCTGTACACACAACTGCCGTCGTTCATTTTGGGTGAGAAAGGAAACGAGACCAAAGAATGACTCAATACAATGGCGCCATCTGGTGGACTAAATGCTGCAAGAGTTCCATTCAGTGCAGTTCCCAACAGGGAAGGGGAACAGGGGAACAGGGGGAAGTAACATTTGACTATAGTGGAAGttgtaggaaaaaaagaaatttaCTCCAGGAGAAAGATATGTTTGGAGAGACTGACGCCAATGGTTTAAgcaaacaagtataaaaagGACTATGGGACAATCGGCCAGGAGCTCTCTTTCATTTTCTGCCAGGAGATGGGTACAGGTGAAATGTAACGTGGTGCAGGTACCTGTAGACTGCGGAAACtatcctgtctgacttattttttaattattatgtctgatttatctttcaattactatgtctgacttattcttcagtacatttgaacaaaaaaaacaatatgattTGTGGTGAGAgtctttcttccttctcataactggagattaaagagcacgcaagggggaggtgaaattggcttaattaattttccaaagtggtcctttgaccttacgcaggttgtggagaatttcatctccaacaaagtaaagtacagtgttccctcttttatcgcggggtataggttcccaaaataccACCGCAATAAgcgaaatctgcaaagtagcccactatatttttgtacaattattatatatgttttaaggctgtaaaacccctcacgaTACCCTTTATACACGTTTCTCACAAGggcatttttctcacatttctctcgtgtTAAGTCTGGCAATTAAGAATGTTCTAAATGCTAACAACAAAACTAACGCGAATTATATTAAACTCTAGTAAATCTCTTCATGTTGTCATACAATAAAAGACACACACTGTCAGCACAATCTAACGGCAGCATTGTTGTAATTCACATGGTGTCTATCTTCAAGATATTGCTAGCTAATTCATTTGACCCAAAATGGCCGCTTCGGTAAACGTTAGCTTCTTATGTTATCCGAAACAAACTTCCTACTTCTGTAATTGCCGGTATTTTTGCGGCCTTTTCAACCGAACACAAGTTGTAAACTCCAGTTTACGCTGACTGGAGTTGAATTCGTAATGACTTTAGCCCACTTCACTTGTTAGAACTCACCCATCACCGAGAGATGACAGGACAACGATCGAGTCATCGGCGTTCCACTGCTTTCGCCTGCGTTGCAGGGCAGTCGCGGGAATTTGGAACCGAATCGATGTTAGGCGTCATCGATCATCACAGCAACAACTGCATGGATTCACCCCAGGAGGAGTCGGTGTGTGTCTTTCGCTCACTTTGACTACTTTAACTGGCAGTTGGTGGACATTAAACATTTAACGTTCTACTTTGTCAGCAATTACACCCAACGACAAACTTTACGCTGTGTAACCATTGGCCCAGACGGAAGCTAACAGCCACCTCGCCGTTATTAACCTGATGTAGCCTACTGCAGTTTAGCACCGCGTCATGTCCTTTAaagtgtttgtttgttagtGACAGCTAGCAGGATGCAGGGCAATGTTGGTGATGTCCTTCACTGCGAGGAGCTGCTGAGGTCCACACTCCACTGCGATGACAAGGATAAGGTAGTGTACTACCGTGAAAGTGGTAGCACACACACCCACGACAGGCGCACGGGAGGCTTTCTTTGCATGTTGCTCCATTTatagcatttttttctccacagCTTCGCGAGAAGTTGGCCCAGCTTCGGAGGGAATATCTCAAGACCGCCCAGAAACTACACGTGAGGGCGACACGTTAGTAgtgatgtgttgtttttattcttcatCACACAATCGTGTGTTTACAGCGTGCTGAACGACTGGAAGCCATACGGAAACACGTGAAAGCCAACGTCCTTCAACATCAGGCCGGCCGGGACCAAAGAGAATCAGAGGGGACGTCTAAGCCCAGTACTGCCCCTTCATCGCCGCTACTGGACACAAGTAGTGGTCgtcaaaatgttttattcagcTCTTGTGTCCTATCATTAGACTGTGCAGCGgttcctaatgttgtggctggttACATGCGCCATCAGGTCCCGCAGACTCCACCATCAGCAGTCATGTGACCAGGAACCTGCGATGCCACGACGCCTCCAGAGGTTCTACTGCCAGCCCGGCTCTGCGCCTCCGGACGCGCCGCAGCCGCCTGCGCTGGCAGAGGCGGAGCGCCGACGAGAGCGAGGAAGGAGGACGTTCTGCGGTCGGAGCGGAAGAGGCGGCAAGGTTTGGGAATGAAAGTCAAGCGTCTCCTCCGGAGTCTGGGTCGCCTTCTCTGCTGCTTTCACACTGGAACACTCAGGATAAAGAGGGAACACAGGATGTGGACAAGGACACAAAGGAGACAGAACACGCTGAAAAAGGACTGAGTGAAGGGAAGCATGATGAAGACACCAAGCTGTGCGATGGACGCCAAACAGGGCAAAGCATTGCGGAAAAACAAGAAGAGATGACTGGAGCAGAAGTGAAGAGCAAAGGCCTGCTGGAGTCCTGCACCCTGGTGGAGGGACTACTTTTCCCTGCGGAGTACTACGTCCGCACCACCAGGCGCATGACCCTTTCTCAGAGCCAGCCCGACATGCGAGCCATCATTCTCTCCCAGTTGAGCTCGGGGAGGAGACCTCGCAGGGGCCGAGGACGGCACGCCGACACACAAGTGCGGCAAAGTTCTGCCGAGCTCAGCAGTAAGCATTCAGGTCCGACGTCTATCAGTGAGACTCCCACGGGGGCCTTTTCAGCCCCTTTAGTTGGTTCCGCCTGTCCAGGGAGGGGCCGAAGGAGGAGAAGAGGGCGTGGTAGGGGGAACAATCTGGTCCAGGGGCGCACCCCAGCCTCGCTTGGCGCGTCCCTGCCAGGGACTGGTTCCCCAAAACCACAACTCAATTCAGAGCAGCAAGCCACACCCCCTGAAACACCTGGATCTCAGAGGGTCTTTCTGAAGAGCAGTCAGACGGCCACGCCCACTCCCACACATTCGGGTAagaccagtgtttcccatacatgagtttatttgtggtggcccgccacaaaCACATTTGGATCGTCTAGATTTCCTTTCCGTGCCAGTCGTCAGTCATTCTGCTTTCAGCTACGTGCTAATTATCTTATGTTTATTCTTAAAAATATGTCTTCTCAGGTGCCCAGAACTGGCACTCCCTCCTCCTGCCCTCCCCTAGACCCGCCTCCACGCCGTCACTGCCTGTCCACTCGCCGCTGGTCAGCAACCTGGTGAACTTCGAACTCCACCAGGACTTCCACCTGCCCGATGACCAGTTTGCCTTACTGAAGCTAAACAAATTGCGTCAGACAGCCGCCGTGGAATCGGGAGTGGAACCTTTTGCATCGGCACCCTGCACCGCACCCGTTGGTGTCCTGCGGCGCTCTGGCACGCCGGCGACGCCTCTCGTGCTGCCGCTCAGCTTCACGCCCACGGCTGGAGAATCACCTCCGTCCAGAAATGCAGACCGGGACCTCGCCGGAACCTCCTGTTTGGACCGAGAGCTGTCGTTCCAAGAGCAAACAGACGACCCCCGACAGGAAGCTCCTCGCACCTGTGTTTGCCCCCTAGAGGGCGCCACCCCTGAGCTTCAAAGCCTCAACTTGTCCCCAGAAGAGGTCAAAAAGGAGCACAGCGTCCATTCTCAGCTGCGACTGAGCCCCCCGGGGGCCACGGCCCCACTTCACCCGCCCTCCTCCAGCCCGATGCTACCCTCGCTGGGGGTTACCCCCCTTGCCACGGTCGCCGCCCTCCCGCACACCTCCGATGCCCCCTCTCTCACCCTTCCTTCCCCGCATAGCCCGTCCACCCAGGCCCTCTCCCCGCCAACGCTGTCTCCACACCCCAAAGCAGAGGGGGCGGCCCCGCACACGGCCGCCTCGGTACCTGGCGCCCAAAAGACTGCGGCGGAGGACCCCAGGAGGTGCACCCTGAAGGTAATAAACGTTGAGCATGCGGCGGGGTGGTTCCATTCCCAAAGCGTCTGCCGTGTGTCCAGGCGCCGGCAGGCGGTCGTCTGGTGGACGCGTGCTGCCTGCTCGACACGGATGGCAGATTGTGCGTGGCGGCGGCGGGAAAGTGGGCGGTGTGCCTGTGGAGTCGGGATGCGGGGTCGTGCGCTTGGACGCCACGACACACGTGGACCTTCAGCGAGGTGAGTGCTCTCATCTTTTCTTATGTCTTATTcctcatgcttttattttgttgaatgCCCACAGCCCGTTATCAGCGTGTTTCCTGTCTCGGACGCCTGCGGTCTGGTGTGCGTCACGCTGGGTCAGCTGGAAATCAGACAAGTCAGGTAAAAAAAGAGATATAATTCTCTAGAATGTGATGAAGGTTGGAGACGTGCTCACGCCGTTCCCCAGGGTGCTGTCGTGCCGCGGCCTTCAGTCCACGCTGCTGTGTGACGGCGGCCTCCAGGCGGCGGTGGCCGTGTCTGGGTCGAGGGTGGTGGCCTCCCGGCGCTCAGCGACAGGCAGCACGCTTGAGGCACTCAACCTCTCCGACGACGGAAGGTAAGTCAGAagccatctcctcctcctcacccgTCTTGCTCACCAATGCTGTCACGTGTCCCGCCAGCGCGTCCAGCCGCCGTCCGCTGGGGTCACCCGGTGTTTGCGTTGGGGCGCTTGCCCCCGTGGACGGACTCCCGGACGCTTTGATCGGCACCAATGAGGGGGGACACCTCTTTGTGTGGTGAGACAACGCTCTCTTTTCTCCAGACGGATGGTTATTCTTTTCTAaaccatgttttgtttttaggaaCGTCAAGAGTGGGCACCTGCTGCAGAGAATGGACCTCAGTGACACTTTGTCCCACACGTCTTGCCTCAGAGGGTTCTCCTACGGCGTAAGTGGACGCACACGCGTGGATGCTTGTAAATCAAAACCAAAGAAAATCCCTGACCGTTGATGAAAGATGGAGGACGCATTTACTGTACAGCAAAGGACACCTCAAGTCCCGCTCCTAGTCGAGCTTggttgctaaagtgctaacattttgATAGAAGTGATAACAGATGGCATACTGTACTGAATAGCGCATTCAACAATATACCGTTAAGGAGCGGTGCAAGGGGACACAaggctagcatagctatgtgagccaaagcgctaacattacatttttaacagcaaacatcatgctaggttagcctattccatgttacaaagaaaaacaccacAGCATCACACGCAgttcccacgtctgtagctgactgatggatggTAGATGGGTCGTTttgagatgtgtagcgaagcctgtaaGTGGTGGGTGTGTCTCTCAAAAGTAAAAgcaacaagtgagggagatgatggatTTCTGCCAGTAGTCCGTGTGTTTCAGGGGGTGCTGCTGGTCCTGGTGCAGCATTCGTCTCTCAGCATCACCCAGCAGGAAGAAAGCAAGAACCGGCACGGAAAGTTCCACAAGGAAGGAGAAGAGAAGAAGTCGTCCCTCTTCTCCTTGGTGGCGGTGAACCCTCTCAACGCTAAAAGCGTGCCGGCGGCCCGTCTGGACCCGCCCACATCCTGGTCCGGAAGGCTGTGCGAGGCGGACGCCGGCAGCGCGGCCGTAGTGGGGCTGAGTCAGAGCGgacgcgtgtgcgtgtgggagCTGCTAGGGCCGCCATGGGGCGCTGTGACGGTGGCGTCCCCCGAGAGCGAGGGCTGGCAGCTGGCCCGCTGGGCGGAGGACGGAGCCACGCTGGTGACGGGCCACCACAGTGGAGACGTCACCTTGCACTTTGACCTGGTCGCTCGGGATGGTTTTACCTGATTTGAACTTTTACGATGAAatgtctctttaaaaaaaaacgtccatCCTTGGACCTCAACACCGACAACAACTTTTAGTTCAAGCACTCATACGATTTTATTGCTCCTGTCCTTACTTCAACAGGGAAAAAAGGTTTGCTCTTTTGTATTAAACTCTTGTCAACTTCATGGCCTCTTTTAATTCTTTATATTTAGTTTatattgatctttttttttttgtcctcaaagCAACTGTACCTGTCTTTCATTggaagttgggttttttgtgcctaaattaagtcAATATAaaccaaatatttaaatatgtaattaaaatgtgaaattaatCTTCCATTAATACGGTTGTGAAGTTAAATTACTGTAAAAGAGATGCAAacataactttctgcttcttaaGGCTGAAACTATACTGAATTTCTTATATCTACTcctttttttttaggatttaagtgtagtttgtggaCACATGGAGGTAAGAGGGAcgggaacaaattaggatttgaccaactgtacctgttgatttgtctgaaaaaaatatgactactaCTGCCACATCactgctatcaggagaaccagagcatAGAGCAGAGGGCCgtctgctgtggcccagcaaggtgcactgtattcgggcacacgctccaagcagccgATGTGATGCCcccggaggtctctggcaaactttatgcatttttcaaacagcactggtgtttttgtgtgctcgattgGTACATCCGTCCTCTTCAGTTCACGTTTAAGTATGAGCTCAGGGGAACTTATGAGAGtctgttaacgtcacaggcaggagaaaaaggcAGCACTtaatttgctcacccgcacagtacgggtaatttcgcctcattggaggttgtgttttttttttggttttttttttataacatgaTCAGAGCTATTGTTAATGTTATttgatttatcggtatgataaTTATCATGCGCCCCGAATACATCCTGTACTATACTACaataatacatccatccatccattttctataccgcttcttcctcatagggtcgcggggacatgctggagccgatcccagctgacttcgggcgacaggtggggtacaccctggactggttgccagccaatcacagggcacatatacttgtaaacaaaccattcacacctatggacaatttagagtcgccatttaTAATCACTTATATTTGAGTTACTTTGCAAGATAACGCAGGAAGACACAAATCACTGCAACCACCTGGGGAGCATAGATACATAAAAAAACCCATCTCATCAGGCTTTGTCAAAATATACAGGTTTTATGTGAAACCTCTTATtacacgagaaaaaaaaaaaacaatctgttaaaacataacttaactgagactAATTGAGATTCATCAGTCTATAAGGTTATGCTTATGGGACTTTCGAATCACAgcaagagccattatccacaaacggcaaaaacatggaacaagaATGGATTTGCTCACCCTCACCGTACGAATAGTCTCACCTccttggagcgttttttttttttttttaaattatcagatctatttttaatattatgggatttATTGTATGACATAATTCTCCCTTATCGGCCCGTTAATTATCACGCACCCTTACTGTAAAATGATATATTCTATACATTTTATGACAAACATATTTCATAAAGTACATGATGGCATTTTAAAGTCATGAAATGTCTGTCAAGTAAACAGGTAAATAGTACATTTGTGCCAGCAAGTACTTTAGTTTACGACCTAGTTATATTTCATGACATTtgttataaaatgtattgatcAAAAGAATCTTTATTTAAACTCGGGTAGAAATTAATTGTACAACACGCATATTCAGTATGTACAAGTAtaccaaataaaatgctttaaaaaaaaaaaagggaatttaaaaaaagggaaCTACACAGAGAGAAAGGATGTAGAAATAGACGACGTGAGAGCAAAGAAGCTGCAAGATTGCTTCAATAACAGCAGGTGGAaaggagattaaaaaaaaaaaaagtttggagaaG contains:
- the LOC129182754 gene encoding retinol dehydrogenase 8-like, with translation MASPGQKVVLITGCSSGIGLRMAVMLAKDEHKRYHVIATMRDLKRKDKLVEAAGDAYGKTLSLAVLDVCDDESVKQCINGIKDRHIDVLINNAGIGLVGPLESIPIEEMKKVFETNFFGVIRMIKEVMPDMKKRKAGHIIVVSSVMGLQGVVFNDVYAASKFAMEGFCESLAVQLLKFNVTLSMIEPGPVHTEFEAKMIQDVRQKEYPGADSDTVHYFKNVYLPSSVDIFETLGQTPDDIARCTKKVIEASSPRFRNLTNPLYTPIVALKYADETGGLSVHAFYHMLFNLGPLMHVSMTAMKYLTCGCLRSRTVSPN
- the palb2 gene encoding partner and localizer of BRCA2 isoform X3; the protein is MQGNVGDVLHCEELLRSTLHCDDKDKLREKLAQLRREYLKTAQKLHRAERLEAIRKHVKANVLQHQAGRDQRESEGTSKPSPADSTISSHVTRNLRCHDASRGSTASPALRLRTRRSRLRWQRRSADESEEGGRSAVGAEEAARFGNESQASPPESGSPSLLLSHWNTQDKEGTQDVDKDTKETEHAEKGLSEGKHDEDTKLCDGRQTGQSIAEKQEEMTGAEVKSKGLLESCTLVEGLLFPAEYYVRTTRRMTLSQSQPDMRAIILSQLSSGRRPRRGRGRHADTQVRQSSAELSSKHSGPTSISETPTGAFSAPLVGSACPGRGRRRRRGRGRGNNLVQGRTPASLGASLPGTGSPKPQLNSEQQATPPETPGSQRVFLKSSQTATPTPTHSGAQNWHSLLLPSPRPASTPSLPVHSPLVSNLVNFELHQDFHLPDDQFALLKLNKLRQTAAVESGVEPFASAPCTAPVGVLRRSGTPATPLVLPLSFTPTAGESPPSRNADRDLAGTSCLDRELSFQEQTDDPRQEAPRTCVCPLEGATPELQSLNLSPEEVKKEHSVHSQLRLSPPGATAPLHPPSSSPMLPSLGVTPLATVAALPHTSDAPSLTLPSPHSPSTQALSPPTLSPHPKAEGAAPHTAASVPGAQKTAAEDPRRCTLKAPAGGRLVDACCLLDTDGRLCVAAAGKWAVCLWSRDAGSCAWTPRHTWTFSEPVISVFPVSDACGLVCVTLGQLEIRQVRVLSCRGLQSTLLCDGGLQAAVAVSGSRVVASRRSATGSTLEALNLSDDGSASSRRPLGSPGVCVGALAPVDGLPDALIGTNEGGHLFVWNVKSGHLLQRMDLSDTLSHTSCLRGFSYGGVLLVLVQHSSLSITQQEESKNRHGKFHKEGEEKKSSLFSLVAVNPLNAKSVPAARLDPPTSWSGRLCEADAGSAAVVGLSQSGRVCVWELLGPPWGAVTVASPESEGWQLARWAEDGATLVTGHHSGDVTLHFDLVARDGFT
- the palb2 gene encoding partner and localizer of BRCA2 isoform X4; its protein translation is MQGNVGDVLHCEELLRSTLHCDDKDKLREKLAQLRREYLKTAQKLHRAERLEAIRKHVKANVLQHQAGRDQRESEGTSKPSTAPSSPLLDTSSGPADSTISSHVTRNLRCHDASRGSTASPALRLRTRRSRLRWQRRSADESEEGGRSAVGAEEAARFGNESQASPPESGSPSLLLSHWNTQDKEGTQDVDKDTKETEHAEKGLSEGKHDEDTKLCDGRQTGQSIAEKQEEMTGAEVKSKGLLESCTLVEGLLFPAEYYVRTTRRMTLSQSQPDMRAIILSQLSSGRRPRRGRGRHADTQVRQSSAELSSKHSGPTSISETPTGAFSAPLVGSACPGRGRRRRRGRGRGNNLVQGRTPASLGASLPGTGSPKPQLNSEQQATPPETPGSQRVFLKSSQTATPTPTHSGAQNWHSLLLPSPRPASTPSLPVHSPLVSNLVNFELHQDFHLPDDQFALLKLNKLRQTAAVESGVEPFASAPCTAPVGVLRRSGTPATPLVLPLSFTPTAGESPPSRNADRDLAGTSCLDRELSFQEQTDDPRQEAPRTCVCPLEGATPELQSLNLSPEEVKKEHSVHSQLRLSPPGATAPLHPPSSSPMLPSLGVTPLATVAALPHTSDAPSLTLPSPHSPSTQALSPPTLSPHPKAEGAAPHTAASVPGAQKTAAEDPRRCTLKAPAGGRLVDACCLLDTDGRLCVAAAGKWAVCLWSRDAGSCAWTPRHTWTFSEPVISVFPVSDACGLVCVTLGQLEIRQVRVLSCRGLQSTLLCDGGLQAAVAVSGSRVVASRRSATGSTLEALNLSDDGSASSRRPLGSPGVCVGALAPVDGLPDALIGTNEGGHLFVWNVKSGHLLQRMDLSDTLSHTSCLRGFSYGSVCFRGCCWSWCSIRLSASPSRKKARTGTESSTRKEKRRSRPSSPWWR
- the palb2 gene encoding partner and localizer of BRCA2 isoform X1; translated protein: MQGNVGDVLHCEELLRSTLHCDDKDKLREKLAQLRREYLKTAQKLHRAERLEAIRKHVKANVLQHQAGRDQRESEGTSKPSTAPSSPLLDTSSGPADSTISSHVTRNLRCHDASRGSTASPALRLRTRRSRLRWQRRSADESEEGGRSAVGAEEAARFGNESQASPPESGSPSLLLSHWNTQDKEGTQDVDKDTKETEHAEKGLSEGKHDEDTKLCDGRQTGQSIAEKQEEMTGAEVKSKGLLESCTLVEGLLFPAEYYVRTTRRMTLSQSQPDMRAIILSQLSSGRRPRRGRGRHADTQVRQSSAELSSKHSGPTSISETPTGAFSAPLVGSACPGRGRRRRRGRGRGNNLVQGRTPASLGASLPGTGSPKPQLNSEQQATPPETPGSQRVFLKSSQTATPTPTHSGAQNWHSLLLPSPRPASTPSLPVHSPLVSNLVNFELHQDFHLPDDQFALLKLNKLRQTAAVESGVEPFASAPCTAPVGVLRRSGTPATPLVLPLSFTPTAGESPPSRNADRDLAGTSCLDRELSFQEQTDDPRQEAPRTCVCPLEGATPELQSLNLSPEEVKKEHSVHSQLRLSPPGATAPLHPPSSSPMLPSLGVTPLATVAALPHTSDAPSLTLPSPHSPSTQALSPPTLSPHPKAEGAAPHTAASVPGAQKTAAEDPRRCTLKAPAGGRLVDACCLLDTDGRLCVAAAGKWAVCLWSRDAGSCAWTPRHTWTFSEPVISVFPVSDACGLVCVTLGQLEIRQVRVLSCRGLQSTLLCDGGLQAAVAVSGSRVVASRRSATGSTLEALNLSDDGSASSRRPLGSPGVCVGALAPVDGLPDALIGTNEGGHLFVWNVKSGHLLQRMDLSDTLSHTSCLRGFSYGGVLLVLVQHSSLSITQQEESKNRHGKFHKEGEEKKSSLFSLVAVNPLNAKSVPAARLDPPTSWSGRLCEADAGSAAVVGLSQSGRVCVWELLGPPWGAVTVASPESEGWQLARWAEDGATLVTGHHSGDVTLHFDLVARDGFT
- the palb2 gene encoding partner and localizer of BRCA2 isoform X2; its protein translation is MQGNVGDVLHCEELLRSTLHCDDKDKLREKLAQLRREYLKTAQKLHRAERLEAIRKHVKANVLQHQAGRDQRESEGTSKPSTAPSSPLLDTSPADSTISSHVTRNLRCHDASRGSTASPALRLRTRRSRLRWQRRSADESEEGGRSAVGAEEAARFGNESQASPPESGSPSLLLSHWNTQDKEGTQDVDKDTKETEHAEKGLSEGKHDEDTKLCDGRQTGQSIAEKQEEMTGAEVKSKGLLESCTLVEGLLFPAEYYVRTTRRMTLSQSQPDMRAIILSQLSSGRRPRRGRGRHADTQVRQSSAELSSKHSGPTSISETPTGAFSAPLVGSACPGRGRRRRRGRGRGNNLVQGRTPASLGASLPGTGSPKPQLNSEQQATPPETPGSQRVFLKSSQTATPTPTHSGAQNWHSLLLPSPRPASTPSLPVHSPLVSNLVNFELHQDFHLPDDQFALLKLNKLRQTAAVESGVEPFASAPCTAPVGVLRRSGTPATPLVLPLSFTPTAGESPPSRNADRDLAGTSCLDRELSFQEQTDDPRQEAPRTCVCPLEGATPELQSLNLSPEEVKKEHSVHSQLRLSPPGATAPLHPPSSSPMLPSLGVTPLATVAALPHTSDAPSLTLPSPHSPSTQALSPPTLSPHPKAEGAAPHTAASVPGAQKTAAEDPRRCTLKAPAGGRLVDACCLLDTDGRLCVAAAGKWAVCLWSRDAGSCAWTPRHTWTFSEPVISVFPVSDACGLVCVTLGQLEIRQVRVLSCRGLQSTLLCDGGLQAAVAVSGSRVVASRRSATGSTLEALNLSDDGSASSRRPLGSPGVCVGALAPVDGLPDALIGTNEGGHLFVWNVKSGHLLQRMDLSDTLSHTSCLRGFSYGGVLLVLVQHSSLSITQQEESKNRHGKFHKEGEEKKSSLFSLVAVNPLNAKSVPAARLDPPTSWSGRLCEADAGSAAVVGLSQSGRVCVWELLGPPWGAVTVASPESEGWQLARWAEDGATLVTGHHSGDVTLHFDLVARDGFT